In the genome of Dermacentor silvarum isolate Dsil-2018 chromosome 1, BIME_Dsil_1.4, whole genome shotgun sequence, one region contains:
- the LOC119441052 gene encoding nucleolar and coiled-body phosphoprotein 1-like, with protein MATASTAAAAAAAAQGNPTNSKTSMRLADASDPERDSMEYQDADTPEQGDKECKRRLKPQARPRASIKTRIKNPWKDTPKQPPPGPRWLSSDDSEDEEEEWPSLHREHKTKARGESRSRSRTRTSNPANPKRSKKASRSQSRSRSSTGDEDIDIPRPKPHYPQLNPKPRAPGNKSENTDHKKV; from the exons ATGGCGACCGCCTCGAcagctgcggcggcggctgcggcggcgcagGGGAACCCGACGAATAGCAAGACATCGATGCGGCTAGCTGACGCCTCCGATCCTGAGCGCGACAGCATGGAATACCAAGACGCCGATACACCGGAGCAAG GAGACAAGGAATGTAAGAGAAGACTAAAGCCTCAAGCACGCCCCCGTGCCTCCATAAAAACACGTATTAAGAACCCTTGGAAAGACACACCCAAGCAGCCACCACCAGGACCAAGATGGCTCAGCTCGGATGACTCGGAGGACGAAGAGGAGGAATGGCCTTCGCTACACAGAGAACACAAGACAAAAGCCAGAGGTGAATCACGATCGAGATCCCGCACCAGAACATCAAATCCAGCCAACCCGAAGAGGTCCAAGAAGGCATCACGCTCCCAGTCCCGGTCAAGATCGAGCACAGGAGACGAGGACATAGATATCCCCCGCCCAAAACCCCACTACCCGCAGCTCAACCCTAAGCCCAGGGCTCCAGGGAACAAGTCGGAGAACACAGATCACAAAAAG